One window of Akkermansia biwaensis genomic DNA carries:
- a CDS encoding transglutaminase-like domain-containing protein — translation MAIVVILALVGGGMVYYRVSEQRKAETAELAARKEAEAQAERAREAAAQEAKAARKEAEARARAEAERKARLEAERRAAEEAAKKQQKEPEEVKPVPVEPKEEPIVQEEDPRLEIFKKPVLLVSLKANDAANRKLFKDAFDLALETSRYDLYAEFLRTNLERDAVKVIKFGKFDETMYKQSPMLMRANELYQLISKVGPDTIREQTMESTPRYFYPWLFSDESNPVKLFLRTVAREQTPKEQWAGILRKWAEFWMKTSAMPRSKYSSLALACAMLHPGIASSPSKLRASSSGNISTTPLTLEQVFEYFMEMDEKHELLTDITKLSPSELLFVVDVRLPRSEMDWARKKVRLTRKGWGGAYSMIRYRMDRAALGKDPYNTYSFQEILDEGGICMDQAYFAVNTAKCNGIPSAYVTGDGNRGAHAWVNLLTADDTWQSYGGYGYNTGHFSHPHNRKSKHESTLLQGMDRKVNGARLDATLDYLSLADLFEEMQKPECVRVMLEAATENTPGSPLGWERLIEVMARPESGTKLEEWDRLATLIKRKFRSRPDYLAMAARVEDEYIFPQRDAATNKRNVARDLKKLEKETDEGRSDLTSAAIKRQADILMEKGDKAAVAALYRKSMKDYAVRAEVFEALMGQYYRYISEDQAAVLQLAKEAESSYNRYIRTKSDDYFKVKKEVSIQKRIAGYYEKGGNEKKAALLRKDAEKREKNSKKGIREER, via the coding sequence ATGGCGATTGTCGTGATACTGGCACTGGTAGGCGGAGGCATGGTGTACTACCGCGTTTCCGAACAAAGAAAAGCGGAAACAGCAGAATTGGCTGCTAGAAAAGAAGCGGAGGCCCAGGCCGAGCGTGCGCGCGAAGCCGCAGCCCAAGAAGCCAAAGCTGCCCGGAAGGAGGCGGAAGCCCGCGCCCGTGCGGAGGCTGAGAGAAAGGCCCGGCTGGAGGCGGAACGCCGAGCCGCCGAAGAGGCCGCCAAAAAACAGCAGAAGGAGCCGGAGGAAGTGAAGCCGGTTCCGGTGGAGCCCAAAGAGGAGCCCATCGTCCAGGAAGAGGACCCCCGCCTGGAGATTTTCAAGAAGCCCGTGCTGCTCGTCAGCCTGAAAGCCAATGATGCCGCCAACCGGAAGTTGTTCAAGGACGCCTTTGACCTGGCCCTGGAAACGAGCCGTTATGATTTATATGCGGAATTTCTGCGCACTAATCTGGAAAGGGATGCCGTAAAGGTCATCAAATTCGGCAAATTTGATGAAACCATGTATAAGCAAAGCCCCATGCTCATGCGCGCCAACGAGCTGTACCAGCTCATCAGCAAGGTGGGGCCGGACACCATCCGGGAGCAAACCATGGAAAGCACGCCCAGGTATTTTTATCCGTGGCTTTTCTCGGATGAATCCAATCCCGTAAAGCTCTTTCTGCGTACGGTGGCACGAGAACAGACCCCCAAGGAACAGTGGGCCGGCATCCTGCGGAAATGGGCTGAATTCTGGATGAAAACGTCTGCCATGCCCCGCAGCAAATATTCCTCCCTGGCGCTGGCATGCGCCATGCTCCACCCCGGTATTGCCTCCAGTCCGTCCAAATTGCGGGCATCCTCTTCCGGCAACATTTCCACGACGCCCCTGACGCTGGAGCAGGTATTCGAATATTTCATGGAAATGGACGAGAAGCATGAACTGCTGACGGACATTACCAAGCTGAGCCCGTCCGAGCTGCTGTTCGTCGTGGATGTCCGCCTTCCGCGGTCGGAAATGGACTGGGCGCGCAAAAAGGTGCGCCTGACGCGCAAGGGGTGGGGAGGCGCCTACTCCATGATCCGCTACCGCATGGACCGCGCCGCCCTGGGCAAAGACCCGTACAATACCTATTCCTTCCAGGAAATCCTGGATGAAGGCGGCATTTGCATGGACCAGGCCTATTTTGCCGTCAACACGGCCAAATGCAACGGCATTCCCTCCGCATACGTTACCGGCGACGGCAACCGCGGAGCGCATGCCTGGGTGAACCTGCTGACGGCGGACGATACCTGGCAGTCCTACGGAGGCTATGGATACAATACCGGCCATTTCTCCCATCCGCACAACCGCAAGTCCAAACATGAATCCACTCTTCTGCAGGGAATGGACAGGAAAGTGAACGGCGCCAGGCTGGACGCCACGCTGGATTACCTCTCCCTGGCGGACCTGTTTGAAGAAATGCAGAAACCGGAGTGCGTCAGGGTCATGCTGGAGGCCGCCACGGAGAACACACCGGGCAGCCCCCTGGGCTGGGAACGGCTGATTGAAGTGATGGCGCGGCCTGAAAGCGGGACAAAGCTGGAGGAATGGGACAGGCTGGCCACCCTGATCAAGCGGAAATTCCGCTCCCGGCCGGACTATCTGGCCATGGCCGCGCGCGTGGAGGATGAATATATCTTCCCCCAGCGCGATGCCGCCACCAACAAGCGCAATGTGGCCCGCGACTTGAAAAAATTGGAAAAGGAAACGGACGAAGGCCGCAGCGACCTGACCTCCGCCGCCATCAAGCGGCAGGCGGACATCCTGATGGAAAAAGGCGACAAGGCGGCTGTAGCGGCCCTTTACCGGAAGTCCATGAAGGACTATGCCGTGCGTGCGGAAGTGTTTGAAGCCCTGATGGGGCAGTATTACCGCTACATTTCGGAAGACCAGGCCGCTGTGCTTCAGCTGGCCAAGGAGGCGGAATCCTCCTACAACAGGTATATCCGGACGAAGTCGGACGACTATTTCAAGGTGAAGAAAGAAGTCTCCATTCAGAAAAGGATTGCCGGCTATTATGAGAAGGGCGGGAATGAAAAGAAGGCCGCCCTGTTGCGGAAAGACGCGGAAAAGCGGGAGAAAAACAGTAAGAAAGGCATCAGGGAGGAACGTTGA
- a CDS encoding gamma carbonic anhydrase family protein: MSHMAREPYANFWPKVTDTAFVANSADLIGDVTIGEHASIWYHTTLRADINKIVIGDYSNIQDNSCIHLADDYGCYVGNYVTVGHGVILHACTVEDECLIGMGSTILDGAVIGRGSVVGANSLVTKGTIIPPNSLVLGSPAKVVKDLGPESQANNRKWAEKYVKVATRYTERVINPGF, translated from the coding sequence ATGTCCCATATGGCAAGAGAACCTTACGCGAACTTCTGGCCCAAAGTGACGGATACCGCTTTTGTGGCGAACAGCGCCGACCTGATCGGCGATGTCACCATTGGAGAGCACGCCAGCATCTGGTATCACACCACCCTGCGTGCAGATATCAACAAGATTGTCATTGGAGACTATTCCAACATTCAGGACAATAGCTGTATTCACCTGGCGGACGATTACGGCTGCTATGTGGGCAATTACGTGACCGTGGGCCACGGCGTGATTCTGCATGCCTGCACGGTAGAAGACGAGTGCCTCATCGGCATGGGGTCCACCATTCTGGACGGCGCGGTTATCGGCCGCGGATCCGTCGTCGGCGCCAATTCCCTCGTAACTAAGGGCACGATTATTCCTCCCAATTCCCTGGTGCTGGGCTCCCCCGCCAAGGTAGTCAAGGACCTGGGGCCGGAATCCCAGGCCAACAACCGCAAGTGGGCGGAAAAATATGTGAAGGTGGCTACCCGCTATACGGAACGGGTCATCAATCCCGGTTTTTAA
- a CDS encoding bifunctional nuclease family protein has product MPEEKLITVEPYALLYTRAGAGVCLRDPLTGKVGVIFMELPDGMALEQVLKGERPTRPDTSSLLAHLLSAMECRVRLVLINGRKDEVFYARVAVEAVNEVMEKLVELDARPSDALMIAARFGTGIKIIPAVWESMENIFPQLEQLETDSVDSRAPVYVADL; this is encoded by the coding sequence ATGCCGGAAGAAAAGCTGATTACCGTGGAACCTTATGCGCTGCTCTATACGCGGGCAGGCGCGGGGGTATGCCTGCGTGATCCGCTTACCGGCAAGGTAGGCGTCATTTTCATGGAGCTGCCGGACGGCATGGCTCTGGAACAGGTGCTGAAGGGCGAACGCCCGACCCGGCCGGACACTTCCTCCCTGCTGGCGCACCTGCTCTCCGCCATGGAATGCCGGGTAAGACTGGTGCTGATTAACGGAAGGAAGGATGAAGTCTTTTATGCCCGGGTGGCGGTGGAAGCCGTCAATGAAGTCATGGAGAAGCTGGTGGAACTGGACGCCCGTCCGTCCGACGCCTTGATGATTGCCGCTCGCTTTGGAACCGGGATCAAGATCATCCCCGCCGTATGGGAGAGCATGGAAAATATTTTCCCCCAGCTTGAACAACTGGAGACGGACTCCGTGGACAGCCGCGCTCCGGTATATGTGGCTGACTTGTAG
- a CDS encoding response regulator transcription factor, which translates to MIVEDDFDIVKILKLFLSYHGYCHVRVENSGVSGLEAALSRTPGLILLDIMLPHTQVHLPIRRLFPSSCSRQGMKFPETGADDYVTKPFNTEELLAHIKTQLMKSVADRLRDRLSNLIIKRRHGLSLPQ; encoded by the coding sequence TTGATTGTTGAAGATGACTTTGACATTGTGAAAATACTCAAGCTCTTTCTTTCTTACCACGGGTACTGCCACGTACGCGTTGAAAATTCAGGCGTAAGCGGATTGGAAGCGGCGCTGAGCCGGACTCCCGGTCTTATTTTACTGGATATCATGCTGCCGCACACTCAGGTCCACCTCCCCATACGGCGGCTGTTCCCATCATCATGCTCACGGCAAGGAATGAAGTTTCCGGAGACCGGAGCGGATGATTATGTCACCAAGCCGTTTAATACAGAAGAGCTTCTGGCGCACATCAAAACCCAGCTCATGAAGAGTGTGGCTGACCGGCTGCGGGACCGGTTGTCCAATTTGATTATTAAAAGACGTCACGGCTTGAGCTTGCCGCAGTGA
- a CDS encoding SLC13 family permease yields MLTTLIILGVSAILFVQGRIRSDIVALCSLLCLMVFGILGPEQALSGFSNSIVVMMVGLFVVGGAIFRTGLAKMIGGRIVKMAGKSELRLLVLTMLVTAGIGAFVSNTGTVALMLPILVSLAADGGIQTRRLLMPMAFASSMGGMLTLIGTPPNLVVNNQLQEAGLEGLGFFSFTPIGIVCIVTGVLVLIPLSRKFLGERGEEPQYEAKGKSLSQLIDEYQIIGNLYRLRVLEDSELTEHPLHDLHIPDRYHVNIVEVRRRHSGRHSFLQTVSQTMAGSDTRVKKADVIYVMGEFEDVDRFARDFGAVMINRKTPEDTDSMLRSKLKFDEIGIAEMLLMRNSDLINTPVKSSGLRAKYGVNILAIQRDNHYLFHNLKDVKLQYGDTLLIQGTWADIARLSEKTFEWVVVGQPLAEASKVTLTHKAPLAAGIMILMIVAMVFNWVPAVAAVLIAAVLMVLCGCLRNVQEAYKTINWESIVLIAAMLPMSLALEKTGASEAISHGLVAGLGGFGSMALLAGIYFTASLLTMFISNTATAVLLAPIAVQSAVSMGISPYPLLLAVSVGTSMCFASPFSTPPNALVMPVGKYTFMDYVKVGVPLQVIMGLVMIVVIPLFFPFGKG; encoded by the coding sequence ATGTTAACCACACTGATTATTCTGGGAGTCTCCGCCATTTTGTTTGTCCAGGGGAGGATTCGTTCGGATATTGTCGCGTTGTGTTCCCTGTTGTGTCTGATGGTATTCGGCATTCTTGGCCCGGAGCAGGCGCTTTCCGGCTTTTCCAACTCCATCGTTGTGATGATGGTGGGGCTTTTTGTGGTGGGCGGCGCCATTTTCAGGACGGGGCTTGCCAAAATGATAGGCGGCAGGATCGTGAAGATGGCCGGAAAAAGCGAATTGCGCCTGCTGGTGTTGACGATGCTCGTGACGGCCGGGATAGGCGCGTTTGTCAGCAATACGGGCACGGTGGCGCTGATGCTGCCCATTCTTGTGAGCCTGGCGGCGGACGGCGGGATTCAGACGCGCCGCCTTCTGATGCCCATGGCCTTCGCCAGCAGCATGGGGGGCATGCTGACGCTGATCGGCACGCCGCCCAACCTTGTGGTGAACAACCAGCTTCAGGAAGCCGGACTGGAAGGGCTGGGCTTTTTCTCTTTCACTCCCATCGGCATCGTGTGCATTGTCACGGGCGTTCTGGTCCTGATTCCCCTGAGCAGGAAGTTTCTGGGCGAACGCGGGGAGGAACCGCAATACGAGGCCAAGGGAAAGTCCCTGAGCCAGTTGATAGACGAATACCAGATCATCGGCAACCTGTACCGGCTGCGCGTGCTGGAGGATTCCGAGTTAACGGAACATCCCCTGCACGACTTGCACATTCCGGACCGCTACCATGTGAACATTGTGGAGGTGCGCCGCAGGCATTCCGGCCGCCATTCCTTTCTGCAGACGGTCAGCCAGACCATGGCGGGGTCCGATACGCGGGTGAAGAAGGCGGATGTGATTTACGTGATGGGAGAGTTTGAGGACGTGGACCGTTTCGCGCGGGATTTCGGAGCCGTGATGATCAACCGGAAGACGCCGGAAGATACGGATTCCATGCTCAGGAGCAAGTTGAAGTTTGACGAAATCGGCATTGCGGAGATGCTGCTGATGCGCAATTCCGACTTGATCAATACCCCGGTCAAGTCTTCCGGGCTCCGTGCCAAGTACGGCGTCAACATTCTGGCCATCCAGAGGGACAATCATTACCTGTTCCACAATTTGAAGGACGTGAAGCTCCAATATGGGGATACGCTTCTCATTCAGGGAACGTGGGCGGACATCGCGCGACTGAGCGAAAAGACGTTTGAATGGGTGGTGGTGGGCCAGCCCCTGGCGGAGGCTTCCAAGGTGACGCTGACGCACAAGGCTCCCCTGGCCGCCGGAATCATGATCCTGATGATCGTCGCGATGGTGTTCAACTGGGTTCCGGCCGTGGCCGCCGTACTGATTGCCGCCGTGCTCATGGTGTTGTGCGGCTGCCTGCGCAACGTGCAGGAAGCGTACAAGACGATCAACTGGGAAAGCATCGTGCTTATTGCGGCCATGCTGCCCATGTCCCTGGCGCTGGAAAAGACGGGGGCGTCGGAAGCCATTTCCCACGGCCTGGTGGCGGGGCTGGGAGGGTTCGGCTCCATGGCCCTACTTGCCGGCATTTATTTCACGGCGTCTTTGCTGACCATGTTCATCAGCAATACGGCTACGGCGGTGCTTCTGGCGCCCATTGCCGTGCAGTCCGCCGTGAGCATGGGAATCAGCCCCTATCCGCTGCTGCTGGCGGTTTCCGTGGGCACCAGCATGTGTTTCGCCTCTCCCTTTTCCACGCCTCCCAATGCCCTGGTGATGCCGGTGGGCAAGTACACGTTCATGGATTACGTGAAGGTCGGCGTGCCGCTCCAGGTGATCATGGGGCTGGTAATGATCGTTGTGATTCCCCTGTTTTTCCCGTTCGGCAAGGGGTAG
- a CDS encoding glycosyltransferase family 10 domain-containing protein, whose amino-acid sequence MPCGTRKTAASAIDRLFPEWENTASNRPAAIRGKTADPLTLTRQVLPLHYGHEGAPQLPRIPEMRHLSRPFLQHQLHMQDSSSPIRIKVIRKSTKASPDETDSLLWDGCLFCTDAAMTDYDWVLVYDEFPRHDIGTIRNETEPLLCPPDQTILITVEPPSIKIYSRAYTHQFGTVLTTHSPTDLPHPNHTLGRGCLEWLYIKPMQEILDQKEFPKTKMLSTICSAKQHTHTMHKMRYDLTRYLADRLPELDWFGHGIREIDNKTVAMDDYKYHLCVENHLEPHHWTEKLADAFVAMTLPFYAGDPLATECFPPESFIPVPMDDPGKAFEIIRKSMDDGEYEKRLPAIREARRLVLEKYNMFAQTAAVIRNHRGTGIVRPGAILKGRHVLRKNPVNAVRELIDTLAYKIRSRKKRKTGTPA is encoded by the coding sequence ATGCCCTGCGGCACCAGGAAAACGGCCGCCAGCGCCATTGACCGGCTTTTCCCGGAATGGGAGAACACGGCATCCAACCGACCTGCCGCCATTCGTGGGAAAACGGCGGACCCTTTGACATTGACAAGGCAGGTGCTCCCCCTACACTACGGGCACGAAGGCGCTCCGCAGCTTCCCCGCATTCCGGAAATGCGGCACCTTTCCCGCCCCTTTCTTCAACACCAGCTTCATATGCAGGATTCCAGCAGCCCCATACGCATCAAGGTCATCAGAAAATCCACCAAGGCCTCTCCCGACGAGACGGACTCTCTGCTTTGGGACGGTTGCCTGTTCTGCACGGATGCCGCCATGACGGACTACGACTGGGTGCTGGTGTACGACGAATTCCCCAGGCACGACATCGGCACCATCAGGAATGAAACGGAACCCCTGCTCTGCCCGCCGGACCAAACCATCCTGATCACGGTGGAACCGCCATCCATCAAAATATACAGCCGTGCATACACGCACCAGTTCGGTACCGTCCTGACCACGCATTCCCCGACAGACCTTCCCCACCCCAACCACACGCTGGGCCGTGGTTGCCTGGAATGGCTGTACATCAAACCCATGCAGGAAATCCTGGACCAAAAGGAATTTCCCAAGACCAAAATGCTTTCCACCATCTGCTCCGCCAAGCAGCATACGCACACGATGCATAAAATGCGCTACGACCTCACGCGCTACCTGGCGGACAGACTGCCGGAACTGGACTGGTTCGGGCACGGCATCCGGGAAATAGACAACAAAACCGTCGCCATGGACGACTACAAGTACCATCTGTGCGTGGAAAACCATCTGGAACCCCACCACTGGACGGAAAAGCTTGCGGACGCCTTTGTCGCCATGACCCTCCCCTTCTATGCCGGGGATCCGCTTGCCACGGAATGCTTCCCGCCGGAAAGTTTCATCCCCGTCCCCATGGACGATCCCGGGAAAGCCTTTGAAATCATCCGCAAATCCATGGACGACGGCGAATATGAAAAACGCCTCCCCGCCATCCGGGAAGCACGCCGCCTGGTTCTGGAAAAATACAACATGTTTGCCCAGACGGCCGCAGTCATCCGCAACCATCGCGGAACGGGAATCGTCCGGCCCGGCGCCATTCTGAAAGGGCGCCACGTCCTGCGGAAAAACCCGGTCAATGCTGTCCGGGAATTGATCGACACGCTGGCCTATAAAATCCGGTCCCGCAAAAAACGTAAAACCGGAACCCCGGCATAA
- a CDS encoding glycosyltransferase family 10 domain-containing protein translates to MKTLKISFLQSTPDFGKESFRRLLQDRYHVEENDSDFDYLVATPWFYVNREAFYDFLERAPGHVTIMYGCHEAIAPDFMLFDYYIGVDAIPYYDRTVKLPSLRPHLQEVHGAKEGLNAENLLAAKTGFCNFIYANRKSHPNRDAMFHKLSGYKFVNSLGSHLNNTPGDGRRAEDWYASSIEMKKPYKFSIAFENAWYPGYTSEKIVTSMLAGTIPIYWGNPDIGKEFNTLSFINCHEFATLDDAVAYVKKVDENDDLWCEIMSRPWKTPEQETLFLEETARETEKLYRIFDRPPEEAHRKGDGTWISYYQRFLKRGHKGRLAWHSLKSRRRK, encoded by the coding sequence ATGAAAACGCTTAAAATTTCCTTTTTACAATCCACTCCGGACTTCGGAAAGGAAAGTTTCCGGCGGCTTCTTCAGGACCGGTACCACGTGGAGGAAAATGATTCCGACTTCGATTACCTGGTCGCCACGCCGTGGTTCTACGTCAATCGTGAAGCATTCTACGACTTTCTGGAACGCGCACCGGGCCATGTCACCATCATGTACGGCTGTCATGAAGCCATTGCACCCGACTTCATGCTGTTTGACTACTATATAGGAGTGGATGCCATCCCCTACTATGACCGTACCGTGAAACTCCCCAGCCTGCGGCCCCACCTGCAGGAAGTGCACGGGGCCAAGGAAGGGCTGAATGCGGAAAATCTCCTCGCCGCCAAAACGGGGTTCTGCAACTTCATTTACGCCAACCGCAAATCCCATCCCAACCGGGACGCCATGTTCCACAAGCTTTCCGGTTATAAATTCGTCAATTCCCTGGGAAGCCATCTCAACAACACGCCGGGAGACGGCCGCCGGGCGGAAGACTGGTACGCCTCATCCATTGAGATGAAAAAACCGTACAAATTCTCCATTGCCTTTGAGAATGCCTGGTATCCCGGCTACACGAGCGAGAAAATCGTCACCAGCATGCTTGCCGGCACCATCCCCATTTATTGGGGCAATCCGGACATCGGCAAGGAATTCAATACCCTTTCCTTCATCAACTGCCATGAATTTGCTACACTGGACGACGCTGTGGCCTACGTGAAAAAGGTGGATGAAAATGATGATCTTTGGTGTGAAATCATGTCCCGCCCCTGGAAAACGCCGGAACAGGAAACCCTGTTTCTGGAAGAAACGGCCCGGGAGACGGAAAAACTCTACAGGATTTTTGACCGGCCTCCGGAAGAAGCGCACCGCAAAGGGGACGGCACCTGGATATCCTACTACCAGCGTTTTCTGAAACGCGGCCACAAGGGCCGGCTGGCGTGGCACAGTCTGAAATCCCGTCGCCGGAAATAA
- a CDS encoding glycosyltransferase produces the protein MPLHQCSKVFQVSHSVSSSSAPYRLNDALARNISGLESVLLLRRKKEIKGIEIKRSAPRRTADALRRHAADAVKSLFPDRRKDLPFSLNVFGMGFDLSQMEQADLIHLHWIGGRTLDFSRLGRIRRPLVHTLHDLFACTAGCHCPLECTGFHEGCRGKCPQLGTPRLFPGLPAWLFDRKKKAFGSIRSLTLVTPSRWLRQQVEKSCMFPGRRIVQIYNPVDTEIFHPAEDRQAKRKQMGINPEAFVIACGATGLFNPVKGGRFIPLILDELHRRGHRNIHLILFGSQEKSPNFPYACTSMGFITDARELAALYSTADIFLNPSLQDVLPNVALESISCKTPSVTFRTGGIPEVVLDGLTGLIADQGDVRAMANHCERLMLDRKLLHSLAEEGRKHAERVFSYSVIAERHAKLYEETLREFHARKTENN, from the coding sequence GTGCCTTTGCATCAATGTTCAAAAGTATTTCAGGTATCTCACAGCGTTTCATCCAGTTCCGCCCCTTATCGTCTGAACGATGCCCTGGCCAGAAATATCTCCGGCCTGGAATCCGTCCTGCTGCTGAGAAGAAAAAAAGAAATAAAAGGCATTGAAATCAAACGGTCCGCCCCAAGAAGAACGGCGGACGCCCTGCGCCGCCATGCGGCGGATGCGGTTAAAAGCCTTTTTCCGGACAGAAGGAAGGACCTTCCCTTTTCCCTCAACGTGTTCGGCATGGGATTTGATCTGTCCCAAATGGAACAGGCCGACCTGATTCATCTGCACTGGATAGGGGGGCGGACGCTCGACTTCAGCAGGCTGGGCCGGATCCGCCGCCCGCTGGTCCATACCCTGCACGACTTGTTCGCCTGTACGGCGGGATGCCATTGCCCGCTGGAATGTACGGGATTTCATGAAGGATGCCGCGGCAAATGCCCGCAACTGGGAACTCCCCGTCTGTTTCCGGGCCTGCCTGCATGGCTGTTTGACCGGAAGAAAAAAGCATTCGGCAGCATCCGTTCCCTGACTCTTGTAACCCCCTCCCGGTGGCTCAGGCAGCAAGTGGAAAAAAGCTGCATGTTTCCCGGCAGGCGCATCGTACAAATCTACAACCCCGTGGATACGGAGATCTTCCATCCGGCAGAGGACAGGCAGGCCAAAAGGAAGCAAATGGGCATCAATCCGGAAGCCTTCGTCATTGCGTGCGGCGCTACGGGCCTGTTCAATCCTGTCAAAGGCGGCCGCTTTATTCCTCTCATCCTGGACGAACTGCACCGCCGCGGCCACAGGAACATCCACTTGATCCTCTTTGGCTCCCAGGAAAAATCACCGAACTTTCCGTACGCCTGCACCAGCATGGGATTCATTACAGACGCCCGTGAACTGGCGGCCCTTTACAGCACGGCAGATATTTTCCTGAATCCCAGCCTTCAGGACGTACTTCCCAACGTCGCTCTGGAATCCATATCCTGTAAAACGCCATCCGTTACATTCCGGACAGGAGGAATTCCGGAAGTGGTGCTGGACGGCCTCACCGGCCTCATTGCAGACCAGGGCGACGTCCGGGCCATGGCCAATCATTGCGAACGGCTGATGCTGGACAGAAAACTGCTCCATTCCCTTGCGGAAGAAGGCCGGAAACACGCGGAACGGGTATTCTCCTATTCCGTTATTGCCGAACGGCACGCCAAACTATACGAAGAAACGCTCCGGGAATTCCATGCACGAAAAACGGAAAACAACTAG
- a CDS encoding glycosyltransferase yields the protein MLPDVSIIVPCFNVAAYIDICLESLTRQTLRNIEIICINDGSTDNTWNCLLRWQMKDGRIILLNQSNAGVSAARNAGLDAARGRYVGFADPDDYADPEMYGRLLSGALEHDADVVECGNHVFSDTTAELIASRRRSPAWNFEPDASPANFFRDSVWGKMDICVWSKLFRRSMLETHRLRFHADLKRGGEDETFRLTVLPHASRLLFIPDCLYYYRLMRRGSLSRHCDDITHAQCVQEFRRLLYIVDYWKEHGWLNAGLFAYGVRKLKPFFISKHPLFNRMTSPQKRIILAWWHEFYRQAGGDIFLSTLSERDRQLADLLNAVPPPPNGFSRILLLAGSCLPGQKGRYYSCKRILSTHLSDVPPFSGLPEISGQRPD from the coding sequence ATGCTTCCCGACGTCTCCATTATCGTTCCCTGCTTTAATGTGGCCGCTTACATAGATATCTGCCTGGAAAGCCTGACCCGGCAAACTCTTCGCAACATAGAAATTATCTGCATCAATGACGGTTCCACGGACAACACATGGAACTGCCTACTCCGATGGCAGATGAAGGATGGCAGAATCATCCTTCTGAACCAGTCCAATGCAGGCGTTTCCGCCGCACGGAATGCGGGGCTGGATGCGGCGCGGGGACGTTACGTCGGCTTTGCAGACCCGGACGACTATGCGGACCCTGAAATGTACGGGCGCCTCCTTTCCGGAGCACTGGAACATGATGCGGACGTAGTGGAATGCGGAAATCATGTTTTTTCCGATACCACGGCGGAGCTGATCGCCTCCAGAAGAAGATCGCCCGCATGGAACTTTGAACCGGATGCCTCTCCTGCCAACTTCTTCCGGGATTCCGTCTGGGGAAAGATGGATATCTGCGTATGGAGCAAGCTGTTTCGAAGAAGTATGCTGGAAACGCACCGCCTCAGGTTCCACGCCGATCTGAAACGTGGAGGGGAAGACGAAACATTTCGCCTGACAGTCCTTCCTCATGCTTCACGCCTTCTGTTCATTCCGGACTGCCTGTATTATTACCGCCTGATGCGCCGGGGCTCCCTTTCCAGACACTGCGACGACATTACCCACGCCCAATGCGTGCAGGAATTCCGCAGGCTATTGTACATCGTGGACTACTGGAAGGAACACGGCTGGTTAAACGCCGGCCTGTTTGCCTACGGCGTGCGGAAGCTCAAGCCCTTTTTCATCTCCAAGCATCCGCTTTTCAACCGGATGACCTCTCCCCAGAAGCGGATCATTCTGGCATGGTGGCATGAATTCTACCGGCAGGCCGGAGGCGACATCTTCCTATCCACCCTTTCCGAACGGGACAGGCAGCTAGCCGACCTGCTCAATGCAGTTCCTCCTCCCCCCAACGGCTTCAGCCGCATTCTGCTGCTGGCGGGTTCCTGCCTTCCTGGGCAAAAAGGAAGGTACTATTCCTGCAAACGGATTCTTTCCACCCACCTTTCCGATGTCCCTCCTTTCTCAGGCCTCCCGGAAATTTCAGGGCAAAGGCCCGATTGA